From one Lolium rigidum isolate FL_2022 chromosome 4, APGP_CSIRO_Lrig_0.1, whole genome shotgun sequence genomic stretch:
- the LOC124706112 gene encoding homeobox protein BEL1 homolog: MAHDPSLGYADYFAATPGGGGVTLVPEVDAGGEHEMYGDGGSHHHSAAVGMFGARGFGGMAPKAALDHVDGSSTISFFRAEQQQYQQMGRAPLSLSLHGQPDAVSPSSSFMLHQQQQQQQQQQQQLGGEQLHHQTAWQAHGGGGGWHLRGSRFLLPTQQLLQEVCSIPMEATAKQAAKKSAQEDPSGGGSSSASWPPPSSTRIQSMDAAELQRLKARLYTMIEEVDRRYRRYRDQMRAVAGSFEAVAGQQAAAVYTRMASRTISKHFRSVRDGVAAQVRAVRGALGEKDAGAAIPGMTKGETPRLRALDQCLRQHKAYHSGMLDSHPWRPQRGLPERAVSVLRAWLFEHFLHPYPSDVDKHILARQTGLSRSQVSNWFINARVRLWKPMVEEMYAEEMKDKEEGSGDGGQSSAQQASDLGNPNHLEGSGGEQKPTRAQLHLHDAGSLASVVSIGRGADQHGQALNLGIMDHLGFDPYEAAAAGFGGNGVSLTLGLQHQQQQYHGHGGVNVAAFAAASPSASTAHGGAAEYLFMAGDQQLGGGVHSSNGGQYGAGMPSDADAAASQQYHRGLSATGFHLLRDLAG, from the exons ATGGCGCACGATCCGAGCCTGGGGTACGCGGACTACTTCGCGGCGACgccaggaggcggcggcgtgACGCTGGTGCCGGAGGTGGACGCCGGCGGGGAGCACGAGATGTACGGCGACGGAGGATCGCACCACCACTCCGCCGCGGTGGGGATGTTCGGGGCGAGGGGCTTTGGCGGCATGGCGCCCAAGGCCGCGCTCGACCACGTGGACGGCTCGTCTACCATCAGCTTCTTCCGCGCCGAGCAGCAGCAGTACCAGCAGATGGGACGGGCGCCGCTGTCGCTCTCGCTCCACGGCCAGCCGGACGCTgtctcgccgtcgtcgtccttcatgctgcaccagcagcagcagcagcagcagcagcagcagcagcagctcggtGGTGAGCAGCTGCACCACCAGACGGCGTGGCAggcgcatggcggcggcggcggctggcacCTGCGCGGGTCCAGGTTCTTGCTCCCGACGCAGCAGCTCCTGCAGGAGGTCTGCAGCATCCCGATGGAGGCCACCGCCAAGCAGGCGGCGAAGAAGTCGGCGCAGGAAGATCCCAGCGGCGGCGGCTCGTCGTCCGCATCGTGGCCGCCTCCGTCGTCGACGCGGATCCAGAGCATGGACGCGGCCGAGCTGCAGAGGCTCAAGGCCAGGCTCTACACCATGATCGAAGAG GTGGACAGGAGGTACCGGAGGTACCGCGACCAGATGAGGGCGGTGGCGGGGTCCTTCGAGGCCGTCGCCGGgcagcaggcggcggcggtgtacaCCAGGATGGCGTCGCGGACCATCTCCAAGCACTTCCGGAGCGTCcgggacggcgtggcggcgcagGTCCGGGCGGTGCGCGGGGCGCTGGGCGAGAAGGACGCCGGGGCCGCCATCCCCGGGATGACCAAGGGGGAGACGCCCAGGCTCAGGGCGCTGGACCAGTGCCTCAGGCAGCACAAGGCGTACCACTCCGGCATGCTCGACAGCCACCCGTGGCGCCCGCAGCGAGGACTGCCGGAGCGCGCCGTCTCCGTCCTCCGTGCCTGGCTTTTCGAGCACTTCCTCCACCC GTACCCGAGCGACGTGGATAAGCACATCCTGGCGCGGCAGACGGGCCTATCACGGAGCCAA GTTTCGAATTGGTTCATCAACGCGAGGGTGAGGctgtggaagccgatggtggaggAGATGTACGCGGAGGAGatgaaggacaaggaggaggggagcggcgacggcggccagTCATCGGCGCAGCAGGCCAGCGACCTCGGGAACCCTAATCACCTGGAGGGCAGCGGTGGCGAACAGAAGCCGACGCGGGCGCAGCTGCACCTGCACGACGCCGGCTCGCTGGCCTCCGTCGTAAGCATCGGCCGGGGCGCGGACCAGCACGGGCAGGCCCTCAACTTGGGCATAATGGACCACCTCGGCTTCGACCCGTACGAGGCGGCAGCGGCCGGGTTCGGCGGCAACGGCGTGTCGCTCACGCTGGGCCttcagcaccagcagcagcagtacCATGGACATGGAGGCGTGAACGTAGCCGCATTCGCCGCCGCGTCCCCGTCGGCCTCCACggcgcacggcggcgccgccgagtACCTGTTCATGGCCGGCGACCAGCAGTTGGGCGGAGGCGTGCACTCCTCTAACGGTGGCCAGTATGGGGCCGGCATGCCGTCAGACGCCGACGCGGCCGCATCGCAGCAATACCACCGGGGGCTGAGCGCCACCGGGTTCCACCTCCTCCGCGACCTTGCCGGGTGA